The Moorena producens PAL-8-15-08-1 genomic interval CTACAGATGGTGCTACTGTTCGCGCAGCATGCCCGTAGCGCAATTGGTGCTTTTGAAGAAAATAAGCTGACCGCTGACCGCTGACTGCTGATAGCTTACAGATCTTGAGAAAACACTAAACACTCTTGCAGCAAATGACAAACTCAGACCAGTTTGATACCCGTTTCAACCGTTTACTAACTGCCATTGAGCGCATCGACCAACAGATTGAACAGCTTGGTCACAGGATCGATGCTATCACCCAACAGATTGAACAGCTTGGTCACAGAACCGATTCTAATGCTCGTGCTATTGAAGCCCTAACCGATACTGTCAATGAATTGAAACGGGATCGCGCTCGACTGTATTCTGTGATGGCTAATTTAGCAAACTCTCAGTCTAATTTAGCTGAAAGTCAATCCCGAATGTATGGCCTAATGGAAAACTTAGATGAGCGACAAGAACAACTCTCTCAGCGACAAGAACAACTGTCTAACCGACAGGGGGAGATTGTAGAAATTCTGAAATTATTGACTAAATCTCAACCAGCTTAAATCTAAGCTATCAGCCCTCAGCTGAGGGCTGATAGCTGATATACCAATCCGTGTAGGAATTGCGAGAATTTTTGTTCCCAGATCCGCTGTTCCCTGTTCCCTTTGGTATAGCTTATAGCTTAAGCAAAAGGTTTCAGCTTACGTTTGATGGTTGAAGCTAAGCCGAGAGTAGCCAGGGTAAAGAGACTTATACTATGACTAGGTTCAGAGACAATCACCGGTTTCGCAGAAAAACTAATGGGTAACTCACTATCTTCTGGTCCCAAATTTTCAAAACCAGTGATCAATGGCGGTGCTGAAAAAACTTCAAAAAAACTAGAGGGCTGCAAAAAACTAGCGAAAAAGACATTAACAAAGTTTCCACCTGAGGTGGAAAAACCAAAGCCATCAGTTGTTAACTGATTACCATCAATACTAATTAAATTATCAACCTCGAAAGGTTCGTTTCCCGGTGTAGACGTGCCAGTAGGTTGCAAACCAGTAATTGTTTCGCTGTTGCGGGTGCCAGTAATTTCAGAAATCAGGAAAAACCCCAAATCATCAGGAGTATCATTAGTAGTGAAAGACCCACTGGCTTCGATACCAGGAGCAGAATAACTCCAGTTCCAATTTAACGCTGAAGCTGCCTGGGGTGCCACCAAAACCAATCCAGAGGTAGCAATCAGGAGTGTGGCAGATAGAAGAGTTAGATTTTTCATATAAACCTTAGGGTTGAACAAAACTGGAATTTAGACTAAAAATTGAATAATATAGCGTTTATATCAGTTATGAGGTAAGCTTTTCAACCTCAAAGTCCCCCTTATTAAGGGGGATTTAGGGGGATCAAGTTGTACCTTATGGGATATAGAATTAAATAATAACTCAATACTTGACATCCTCCCGCCGCTAAATCTCGCGATTATAGCGGGGGATTCCTAAGACTCACGACTTAGGTTTCTGTTTCCTTCTCCCTTTTGGGGAGTTTTTCACACCAGCCTTCCGAGACTTGCTCTGTTTCGCCGTAGGCGACGCTACGCGAACGGGTCTTACGGTCGCTCCACAGACTGACACGGCAAGCCCTGCCGCCAAAATATTAATTGATGCATTAATATCGCGATCATGGTGAGTATTACAGGATGGACAATTCCATTCCCGAATACTCAAAGGTAAAGACTCAACGCGATTCAAGCACACAGAACACAACTTACTACTGGGAAACCATCTATCAATGGAGACGGCTTTTCGGTTGTACCATTCTGATTTGTATTTAACCTGACGGATTATTTCCCCCCAGTTAGCGTCACTAATCACTTGAGCTAGTTTATGGTTTTTTACCATATTTTTCACAGCTAAGTCTTCAAACGCAATCAATTGGTTTTCTCTGACAAGTTGAGTGGTTAGCTTGTGAGTAAAATCCCTTCTAGCGTCTTTGATTTTTGCGTGTATCCTGGCCACCTTTAACCTGGCTTTGTCGCGATTATTAGATCCCTTCTGTTTTCGCGACAAAGCCTTTTGGTATTTAGCCAGTTTTTTCTTCAGCTTTTTAAAATGTTTAGGGTTGGCAATTTTATCTCCATCACTGGTTGTAATTAAGCTAGTAATCCCGAGATCGAAACCAACCTGTTGGTCCGTTGGGGACAAACTTAAGTCTCTATGATCATGGAACCTGACTGAGATATGCCAACGATTAGATGGATCCAAGCTGATTGTAACGGTTGTTGGTTCGCAATTTACAGGTAATTGACGACTCCACCGAATAGGTAAAGGTTCTTGGCATTTTGCCAGATAGATTTGACCATCCTTCCACTTAAATGCTGACTTTGTAAATTCTGCGCTACCACCGTTACGTTTTTTCTTGAAATTGGGATATTTGGTTCGACCTGCAAAAAAATTAGTAAAGGCGGTTTGAAGATGTCTTAATCCCTGTTGAAGCGGGACACAACTGACTTCATTTAGAAAAAATAAGTCATCCTGTTTCTTCCAACGTGTCAACATTGAAGAAGTTTCTTTGTAACTTATTCTTTCCTGACGTTCGTACCACCCTTTGGTTCTAGCATCTAGGGCTTTGTTGTAAACAAGTCTTACACAGCCTAGAGTTCTCCTCAACAGAGTCTCCTGTTCAGGTGTCGGATAAAAGCGGTATTGGTAAGCTTTTTCACTCATGCTCACAGTTTAAAATATACCGTGTGAGATGTCAAATGGACCCAATTCCTGAGGGGCTGTGTGCGGAACCTGCGTCCGCACTTTATATGCCCCGTCTCCCGCTAACCCTACCTGCGGGTATAACGGGAGAGGAATTGCTCTTAAGGATGAAGCCGCACAACATGATTATCCGAGATGCAGAAATAAGGGATCGTGAGAGCGTGCGCTCCTTACATATGTCGGCCTTTCCCATTGGGGAGGGTGATCTTGTGGCAGGTCTCGCTGATGACCTCATCTCCAATATTACCGAGCCATGTACACTATCATTGGTAGCGGTCGATAACAATGAAATAATTGGAAACGTTGCATATAGTCCTGTATTTATTGCCGAAAAACCAGATTTCCATGGCTATATTCTGGCACCACTCGCTGTTAAGCCAGAATGCCAAGGTAATGGTGTGGGGAGTCAACTAGTTGATGCTGGGATTAAGCGATTGCGTAGTATGAATGTGACTATTCTCTTCGTGTATGGTGATCCTAGGTATTATGAACGATTTGGCTTTCAGGCAGAGTTGGCAACACATTTCATTACTCCATATCCATTGGAGTGGCCTTTTGGTTGGCAGGCGCTCCTACTTGATGAGATAGAGGAGCCAGGTGCTGCTGTGAATATCAAATGCGTAAAGTCTTTAAATAATCCTAAACTATGGTGATAGGTTGCTAGGATTGCTATAACACTTTTATTTATGTTTTAAAAGCCTAGTATTCTCCTTAGTTTGAGCCGATTTTTCAAATTCAGATCTTTCCAATAGATGGTTCAAGTTACGGCAAATAATGCGAGTTGTAGGATGTTCCTCTCCCAACTTCTTAACAGCAATCTGTAGAGCCTGTTGGTAGAGAGTTTTGGCCTTTTGGTATCGTCCCTGTCTATAGTAAAGTCCGGCCAGGTGGTTGAGGCTGCTGACCACATCTGGGTGTTGTTTACCTAGGAGGAGTTGCATAAGGTCTAAGGCTTGCTGGTAAAGGGGTTCGGCTTCTTCGTATTGCCCCTGCCACTCGTACAGTACTGCCAGGTTGTTGAGGCTTTCTACCACATCTGGGTGTTGTTCACCCAGCAGGCGTTTCCTCAGCTTTAAGGCTTTCAGGTAGAGGAGTTCGGATTCTTTGTATCGCCCTTGGTGCTCGTACAGTACTGCCAGGTTGTTGAGGCTGGTGGCCACATCTGGGTGTTCTTCACCCAGCAGGCGTTTACTCAGTTGTAAGTCTTCCAGGTAGAGGGGTTCGGCCTGTTCATATCGCCCCTGGCTCCAGTACAGTACTGCCAGGTTGTTAAGGCTTTCTGCCACATCTGGGTGTTGTTCACCCAGCAGGTGTTTCCTCAAATCTAAGGCTTTCTGCAAGAGGGGTTCGGCCTGTTCATATCGCCCCTGGCTCCAGTACAGTACTGCCAGGTTGTTAAGGCTTTCTGCCACATCTGGGTGTTGTTCACCCAGCAGGTGTTTCCTCAAATCTAAGGCTTTCTGCAAGAGGGGTTCGGCCTGTTCATATCGCCCCTGGCTGAAGTACAGTAAAGCCAGGTTGCTAACGCTGGTGGCCACATCCGGGTGTTCTTCACCCAGGCGCTCTCTAAGCATTGATAAGCATTGCTGATACCAAGGCAAGGCTTGTTCGTAAGCGCCTTGACCCTCGTAAAAGCGGCCTAAGCCAACAAAAGGACAGATTAAATCTTCGTCATTTAAGTAATCCTTTTGGTTAGTGGCAACTTCCACCAGGTGAGGGATAGCAGGAGTAATTTCTATAATTTCGGACTGAGTTGGGGTCTGAGGAATATTCTCGGCTATTGCTACTATAGCTGAACAAAAGCCCCGTTTTAGTTTTTTAATATCAGCTAACTGTTCCCCCTTGATACTCAAAAATTCTCTAATCCGTTCCTGAAGTTGGTAGGTGTTATCATCCAACTGCTGGAGTAAATACTTTTGAACTAAGATATCCCGATTAACGACCAAATCAAAGTCTAAGCTAGCAGCCCTAGCCGCCTTTGAAACTAATGACCATGGCATAGGAGCCAAGGCAAACAAACTCAGGAGAGCAGCCATGGTTTGAGCTGAATACTCTAACGCATCCCAATTGAGTTCCAGCACAACATCTGTACCAGAGTCCCCTTCTTGAGATTGCTTTTGCTCTAGGAGCAATAAAATTTCTTCTAGCATCATGTACTCCCTGGCTTTGAGTATAGCGCTGCCGCATTGTATAATCCTAAAGGTACACAGCCAACGAATTGACAGAGTTTTGTGGCAAACTCTAACTCTTTTTGAACCAACTCCTTTCCTAACAACTGTGCTAACAACTCTAGAGCCTCAGTTTCTGGTAATTCCCCCAAAGGAAGTGACCGATAGGGTAACTGTGAGCTACGTGTAGTGATTAATACCCTGAATCGAGAACCCATGGGCGGTAAATAGTCTTTGATTTGATCGATGTTAGTGACATTATCGAAAACTAATAAAACTTTACCTGGTTGCCACTTTTTCCAGCAATAAGCAAGTTGGCTAGCAATGCTGAGATTTTTAGGCATCGGAAAACCAGGAAAATCATTCACAAATGCAAATTCCGAGAGCTGGGTTACGATATCGACTCCCTGGAGATTTAACCAACAACAACCACCGGGATAATTTTCTAAATTGTACCAAGAGTATCGAATTGCTAGTTCTGTTTTCCCTACTCCCCCCTTACCTGTGCGATCAGTAATTGCCACAATAGTGTTGTCTTGAAATAGCTGATGTAACTCTTCCAGTGGCTGGTATCTATCCACAAACTTACGCGCCTGACTAGTAGGTATATTGTGGGCCACCTCAAAGGGATTAGGATGATAAACATCGATATCACTATCCCAACTGCGCCGATAAAAATAGGTTGGTAGTTGTTGTTTATTTAAACTATCAAATTGTTGCTTAACGTGATCAGCAACTACTTTCATATCTGGCAGCCAGTCATGGTGCGCCAACGCTTCTCTTACCGCTTGGGAAAAGTATCCCGTTTTTGCCGAGGAGTTAACTTTTGCTGTCTCCCCTTCTCTCGTAGCCAGTAAGACAAACTGTTGACTGTCTTTCCTAGGTTTACCACTAGGAAACTGTTTCCCTCCCAAATTATTTGGTCGCCCTCTTGATTCTAACAGATAATTAGCACAAGCATCGACTATACAAATATGATGGGGAATCCGAAAGGAATCTGAACCTAAAAGCAGTAACAGGGAATTAAAATCTAGATTCTGCCAATTCGTTTTACTAGCATCAGCACAAAGTAGCCTACGATTACGCTCTGAGGTAATCAAACCATGACCAGCCCAAAACATAAACAGTAAATCTCCCGATTTTTGGGACAGATCATTGGTAATGATATCAACTATATTCTGCTCGGTTGCTGGCTCTGAATTTATCTCAAATTCTTTAACAAGTTTACTATTACCGTTTAAGGGTGACAAACAGAGCCTGATATTATCTGTTGGAACTCCTTGTGATAACAACCAATCAGCAAACTTGATAGCATCATGAACGGGACCATCGACATTCCAGTTTGTTGCTTGATATTGCTCGATACCGACAATCAACCCATAGGTTTTTTCTGGCTTAGCAGTAATAGTCATGGAGTGCATCTCACTTTTATAAATGTCCCGTAGGGTGCGTTAGGGGCGGACTTGCCATGATTTTTTGCGTAGCCAGGGTTGTGATAGCCCGCCCCGTAACGCACCACCGGTTCAAACAGCAAATATGAGATGAACTCATAGTCATGGTAATCGTGGGATAATTGCTTTCCAGGTAGCTGGGTTTGTCCAATAAGCGCTGTGAGCTTGGGGAAAGGGTTGTTTACTGTCCACCAAAACATCCTGAACTTTATTAGGGAATAGAGTAGCACCAATGTAACTAAGGAAATCGCGTAAATCATAAATATTCAACCACTCCGGAAAAAAGTCGGGCAGAGGTTGACCAAATTCTAGGCTAT includes:
- a CDS encoding PEP-CTERM sorting domain-containing protein produces the protein MKNLTLLSATLLIATSGLVLVAPQAASALNWNWSYSAPGIEASGSFTTNDTPDDLGFFLISEITGTRNSETITGLQPTGTSTPGNEPFEVDNLISIDGNQLTTDGFGFSTSGGNFVNVFFASFLQPSSFFEVFSAPPLITGFENLGPEDSELPISFSAKPVIVSEPSHSISLFTLATLGLASTIKRKLKPFA
- a CDS encoding RNA-guided endonuclease InsQ/TnpB family protein; the protein is MSEKAYQYRFYPTPEQETLLRRTLGCVRLVYNKALDARTKGWYERQERISYKETSSMLTRWKKQDDLFFLNEVSCVPLQQGLRHLQTAFTNFFAGRTKYPNFKKKRNGGSAEFTKSAFKWKDGQIYLAKCQEPLPIRWSRQLPVNCEPTTVTISLDPSNRWHISVRFHDHRDLSLSPTDQQVGFDLGITSLITTSDGDKIANPKHFKKLKKKLAKYQKALSRKQKGSNNRDKARLKVARIHAKIKDARRDFTHKLTTQLVRENQLIAFEDLAVKNMVKNHKLAQVISDANWGEIIRQVKYKSEWYNRKAVSIDRWFPSSKLCSVCLNRVESLPLSIREWNCPSCNTHHDRDINASINILAAGLAVSVCGATVRPVRVASPTAKQSKSRKAGVKNSPKGRRKQKPKS
- a CDS encoding GNAT family N-acetyltransferase, whose translation is MIIRDAEIRDRESVRSLHMSAFPIGEGDLVAGLADDLISNITEPCTLSLVAVDNNEIIGNVAYSPVFIAEKPDFHGYILAPLAVKPECQGNGVGSQLVDAGIKRLRSMNVTILFVYGDPRYYERFGFQAELATHFITPYPLEWPFGWQALLLDEIEEPGAAVNIKCVKSLNNPKLW
- a CDS encoding tetratricopeptide repeat protein, with translation MMLEEILLLLEQKQSQEGDSGTDVVLELNWDALEYSAQTMAALLSLFALAPMPWSLVSKAARAASLDFDLVVNRDILVQKYLLQQLDDNTYQLQERIREFLSIKGEQLADIKKLKRGFCSAIVAIAENIPQTPTQSEIIEITPAIPHLVEVATNQKDYLNDEDLICPFVGLGRFYEGQGAYEQALPWYQQCLSMLRERLGEEHPDVATSVSNLALLYFSQGRYEQAEPLLQKALDLRKHLLGEQHPDVAESLNNLAVLYWSQGRYEQAEPLLQKALDLRKHLLGEQHPDVAESLNNLAVLYWSQGRYEQAEPLYLEDLQLSKRLLGEEHPDVATSLNNLAVLYEHQGRYKESELLYLKALKLRKRLLGEQHPDVVESLNNLAVLYEWQGQYEEAEPLYQQALDLMQLLLGKQHPDVVSSLNHLAGLYYRQGRYQKAKTLYQQALQIAVKKLGEEHPTTRIICRNLNHLLERSEFEKSAQTKENTRLLKHK
- a CDS encoding caspase family protein: MTITAKPEKTYGLIVGIEQYQATNWNVDGPVHDAIKFADWLLSQGVPTDNIRLCLSPLNGNSKLVKEFEINSEPATEQNIVDIITNDLSQKSGDLLFMFWAGHGLITSERNRRLLCADASKTNWQNLDFNSLLLLLGSDSFRIPHHICIVDACANYLLESRGRPNNLGGKQFPSGKPRKDSQQFVLLATREGETAKVNSSAKTGYFSQAVREALAHHDWLPDMKVVADHVKQQFDSLNKQQLPTYFYRRSWDSDIDVYHPNPFEVAHNIPTSQARKFVDRYQPLEELHQLFQDNTIVAITDRTGKGGVGKTELAIRYSWYNLENYPGGCCWLNLQGVDIVTQLSEFAFVNDFPGFPMPKNLSIASQLAYCWKKWQPGKVLLVFDNVTNIDQIKDYLPPMGSRFRVLITTRSSQLPYRSLPLGELPETEALELLAQLLGKELVQKELEFATKLCQFVGCVPLGLYNAAALYSKPGST